The following are encoded together in the Hydractinia symbiolongicarpus strain clone_291-10 chromosome 14, HSymV2.1, whole genome shotgun sequence genome:
- the LOC130625306 gene encoding carbohydrate sulfotransferase 3-like: MTRKSLLEMLLKFRVLVCLCLFTVGNIILLGRFLFLNTTVHSNKKDRPALLIITSGRSGSSFLGNLLKNNRKVIYHFEPLNPMLWVHNYNISTIQIAEYLDQFFSCNVSWNNDKYLNHKLAYSNRIWSTRFSSREDLNVNITVLNEDCRSEEKLVVVKVLQDRFPLGAKKVLQLLKHDNVKVIQLVRDPRATLFSMARLGWKVSEDESVKKSICDCIFDEYNALKIFDSFKALRYEDLCENLIPKMKEICNFVGLNYTQAYNEYLIRVGNVTTIGNTDYSVERNIKLASQKWRAQIPLNFSYDVEAACGNVMDSFGYIKLGKNRMEILNLSVPVYRKEWEL, encoded by the coding sequence ATGACCAGGAAGAGTTTGCTAGAGATGTTACTCAAATTTCGTGTCTTGGTTTGTCTATGTTTATTTACTGTTGGTAATATTATTTTACTTGGTCGCTTCCTCTTTCTTAACACAACAGTGCATAGCAACAAAAAAGATCGTCCGGCTTTGTTGATCATTACATCAGGTAGAAGTGGATCCAGTTTTCTTGGaaaccttttaaaaaacaacagaaaggtGATATATCATTTCGAGCCATTAAACCCAATGTTGTGGGTGCATAATTACAACATATCTACAATACAAATAGCGGAATATTTAGATCAGTTTTTTTCTTGCAACGTTAGCTGGAATAACGACAAGTATCTCAATCATAAATTAGCATATTCCAATCGCATTTGGAGCACGAGATTTTCATCACGAGAAGATCTGAATGTTAATATTACCGTTTTAAACGAAGATTGCAGAAGCGAGGAAAAGCTAGTTGTTGTTAAGGTGTTACAGGATAGATTTCCATTGGGTGCTAAAAAGGTACTTCAATTGCTCAAACATGATAATGTTAAGGTAATCCAACTTGTACGCGATCCTAGAGCAACTCTTTTTTCAATGGCTAGATTAGGATGGAAGGTATCTGAAGATGaaagtgtaaaaaaatcaatatgtGATTGTATCTTCGATGAGTACAATGCTCTAAAGATTTTTGACAGCTTTAAAGCGTTACGTTACGAGGATCTGTGTGAGAATTTGATACcgaaaatgaaagaaatttgtaATTTTGTTGGTTTAAATTACACACAAGCGTATAACGAATATTTAATTCGAGTTGGAaatgttacaacgattgggaaTACAGACTATAGCGTTGAAAGAAACATAAAATTGGCAAGTCAGAAATGGAGAGCACAAATTCCGCTAAACTTTTCATACGATGTTGAAGCAGCTTGTGGAAATGTCATGGATAGCTTTGGATACATAAAGCTTGGTAAAAATCGCATGgaaatattaaatttaagtGTTCCAGTGTATAGAAAAGAATGGGAACTGTAA
- the LOC130625303 gene encoding dual specificity tyrosine-phosphorylation-regulated kinase 2-like, with product MLTVTRSNLFLMSNDPSMTGTSAHHIDTTNMRGLHGEVLPPLKASNKNSINKLNQENVGHLPHLGSIQVQQLYEEDGSHHNKGKTDKRPLPTVSNNNNNHSRSASSPDRRSTTSAESSKSKGQSMTPEQSMKLYMHKLTTFEHHEVFNFPQVYFVGQSAKKRQGVVGGTNNNGYDDDQGSYILVPHDHIQYRYEILKVIGKGSFGSVIKAFDHKNQVHVALKIIRNEKRFHRQAAEEVRILEHLRKQDKDNTYNIIHMLEHFQFRNHMCITFELLSINLYELIKKNKFQGFSLQLVRKFAHSMLQCLEALHRNRIIHCDLKPENVLLKQQGRSGIKVIDFGSSCYEHQRIYTYIQSRFYRAPEVVLGARYGMPIDMWSFGCILSELLTGYPLFPGEDEGDQLACVIELLGMPPERLLEGSKRAKNFISSKGYPRYCTVTSLPDGSTVLTGGRSRHGKSRGPPSSKDFVTALKGCDDPLFIDFLKKCLEWDPSQRMIPSQALRHPWLRRRLPRAPADANALTNHQHISDKNKHNRQHSATITVNKLPPTQPPSSKHRRRTSENVTMSEQSTDLNPRTVLPKIVGR from the coding sequence aTGTTAACAGTTACTCGTTCTAATTTGTTTCTTATGTCAAATGATCCTTCGATGACTGGTACATCTGCTCATCACATTGATACTACAAACATGAGGGGACTTCATGGAGAAGTTTTGCCTCCATTAAAGGCGTCAAACAAAAATTCGATAAATAAActtaatcaagaaaatgtaggaCATTTGCCACATTTAGGATCTATTCAAGTTCAACAACTCTACGAAGAAGATGGAAGTCATCACAACAAAGGTAAGACGGATAAACGTCCACTTCCAACAGTttcgaacaacaacaacaaccactcAAGATCGGCAAGCAGCCCAGACAGAAGATCTACCACATCAGCAGAATCCTCTAAAAGTAAAGGACAGTCTATGACCCCAGAGCAATCCATGAAATTGTATATGCATAAACTTACAACATTTGAACACCACGAGGTATTTAATTTTCCACAAGTTTACTTTGTTGGACAAAGTGCAAAGAAACGTCAGGGAGTTGTTGGTGGAACAAATAATAATGGCTATGATGATGATCAAGGTTCATACATTTTAGTGCCACATGATCATATCCAGTACAGGTATGAAATATTAAAAGTGATTGGTAAAGGAAGCTTTGGATCTGTTATAAAAGCTTTTGACCACAAAAATCAAGTGCATGTAGCATTAAAAATTATCCGTAATGAGAAAAGATTTCATCGTCAAGCTGCTGAAGAAGTTCGTATTTTAGAGCATTTAAGAAAGCAAGACAAAGATAACACATACAATATCATTCACATGTTAGAACACTTTCAATTTCGTAATCACATGTGCATTACATTTGAGTTACTCAGTATCAACCTTTACGAACTTATTAAAAAGAACAAATTCCAAGGTTTTTCTTTACAATTAGTAAGGAAGTTTGCACATTCTATGTTACAATGCCTTGAAGCTCTTCACAGAAATCGAATTATTCATTGCGATTTAAAGCCAGAGAATGTTTTGCTGAAACAACAAGGACGTAGTGGAATTAAAGTTATAGACTTTGGTTCAAGTTGTTATGAACATCAGAGAATCTATACCTACATTCAGTCTAGATTTTATAGAGCACCGGAAGTTGTGCTGGGAGCTCGTTATGGTATGCCAATTGATATGTGGAGTTTTGGTTGTATATTGTCAGAGTTACTAACTGGTTATCCACTGTTTCCTGGAGAAGATGAAGGGGATCAGTTAGCTTGTGTTATAGAACTCCTTGGTATGCCACCGGAAAGGCTACTTGAAGGATCGAAACGAGCCAAAAATTTCATCAGTTCAAAGGGCTACCCGCGATATTGTACAGTAACATCTTTACCAGATGGGAGTACTGTTTTGACTGGTGGTCGTTCAAGACATGGAAAAAGTAGAGGTCCACCTTCTTCAAAGGACTTTGTAACTGCGTTAAAAGGATGTGATGATCCATTATTTATAGACTTTTTGAAGAAATGCCTTGAGTGGGATCCTAGTCAAAGAATGATTCCTTCTCAGGCACTTAGACATCCCTGGTTACGTCGAAGATTACCGCGTGCACCAGCTGATGCTAATGCATTGACGAATCACCAGCATATAAGTgacaaaaataaacacaacaGACAACACTCTGCCACCATAACAGTTAACAAACTTCCACCTACTCAGCCCCCTTCATCGAAACACAGAAGGAGGACCTCTGAGAATGTTACAATGTCAGAACAAAGCACTGACTTAAACCCACGTACTGTATTACCAAAAATTGTGGGAAGATAA